The Bdellovibrio sp. NC01 genome includes the window ATTCAATGGCAAAGAAACCGAGAACATCACGTTCTCACTTTGAATATCATCAGCACCTGTCAATGAACCGCCATCAACTTTGTCCACTTTTGCCTTAATGTATTCAACGTTCAAAGAGATGAATGGCAAACCTGTGAAACCAACACCCACTTTGTATGTTTTATTTTTCAAAGTTGAATTGTGTGGAGAATCCAATTTTTGATCATCCATAAATGCATAACCAGCCCAAGCTCTTAACAAAACTGGTAAGTCGATACCAACAACACCATACAATGAGTTGCGTTTCATATCTGAATTTGCAACCGAACCGCTATCTGGTTTGAAGTTACCGCTGATACCCAAGTTACCATCAAGCCCCAACCACAACATGATTGGCGTGTGATAAGCTAAACGTGCACCGATATTTACGCCATCGCCTTTGCCATCTGGATCAGAGAACTTACCAGTTTCGTAACCCAAATATGGTTCAAACATAATGCTGGCATTTGCAACTCCGGAAACGCCAAGCATCAATGCTAGAGCGATAATAAACTTCTTCATAAATGTTCTCCTTTTGTAACCCAAAAAATTTCACAGATACTTTACAATTCTGGAAGCAGTCGAAGAGATCGTCAAAGGAATCTCGTAGCGCAAATAGGTCCAAGGTCCGGAGGTTTTTATGTTGAACGCCTATAAAGATGATAAAGAATATTACGACTCTCTTCCGCGCAAACGTATTGGAACTGGCGCTTTAATATTTTATAAAAACCAAATCCTCGTCGTGCAGCCAACTTACAATCCAAGTTGGCTACTTCCAGGTGGAACCGTCGAAGCGGAAGAGTCTCCCCTTGAAGGCTTGCACCGTGAAATGAAAACACAACTGAATTTAAAAATTGAACCAACACGTTTGATCGCTGTGGATTACATTCACAATCGCGACGTCAAAGGTGAATACGTACAATTCTTATTTGAAACAAAAGAGTTGAATGAACTGCAAGCTCAAGGAATCAAACTCGCTTCTGAAGAACTGAAAGACTATAAATTTGTCGATATCGAACAAGCGATCGGCATGTTGACGGCATCTGCCGCCAAACGTTTAGAGAGTGCTTTGATTTCTTTGCAAGATGGTCAACTGACGACTTATTTAGAAGACGGCAACTTGCCATCTTTCAGAGCCCAAATGGCGCTTTTATAGTCGTTGCCGAATACGTAGGAACCGGCGACAAAGACGTCGGCTTCGTGACACAACAACGCAGTTTCCGCATTGATACCGCCATCGACTTCAATCAAACATTTCAGATTTTGTTTTGAAATTTCCGCACGCAATGCGGAGATTTTGGCGATCTGATCATGCATGAAAGATTGGCCACCAAAACCAGGCTCTACAGTCATCACAAGAACCAAATCACACAGTGACAACAACGGCAGAACATCTTGCACAGACGTTCTTGGGCGAAGAGTAATCCCCGCCTTTGCACCAAGTGCTCTGATGTTTTTTAGAACAGCCGCAGGATCTTTTGTCGATTCCACGTGAATCGTCAGATAATCACTGCCCGCCTTTACGAATTGTTCGACGTACTTTTCTGGTTCATCGATCATCAAGTGAACATCAAGCGGTAACGGAGAAATTTTCTTTAACGACTTCACAACCGGAATTCCGATTGTGATATTCGGAACGAAGTGCCCGTCCATCACATCCACGTGAACCCAGTCAGCACCTGCTGTGGCAATGGCCTTAATTTCTTTTTCAAGATTGGCAAAATCCGCACTTAAAATTGAAGGAGCGACCATCTTAGACGCCAAGCTTATCTCCTACTTTTAGATCGTGACCTTTTAAGAAATCAGCAACCGGCATGCGCGTGCGCGACTCGGGCTGAACTTCAAAGAGTTTCAAAATGCCTTCACCTGTCGCAACGGAAATATAATCCGGTTGCACCGAAGTGATCGTCCCTGGCTCAACAGTCGTGACACCCGAAACCGGTTGCACGCGGTGAATTTTCAACTTTTTACCTTGCAGTAAAGTGTAAACACCAGGTCCATAAACGAAACCACGAACTTTGCCGTCGATCGCCTTTGCAGACGTCGACCAATCAATTTGTGATTCATGTTTTTCAATTTTTTTCGCGAACGTCACTTGCGATTCATCTTGTGGAATTGGCGCCAAGTTTCCGCGCACGTAATCCATCAACTCCACTTTCAAAAGTTCAGCACCAAGGACTGCCAATTGATCGTGCAATTGCATCGCATCCATTTCAGGAGTGATTTTCACGCGACGAATACCGATGATGTCACCGGCATCAAGTTTCTTAACCATTTTTTGCAGTGTCACGCCGCTT containing:
- a CDS encoding NUDIX hydrolase produces the protein MLNAYKDDKEYYDSLPRKRIGTGALIFYKNQILVVQPTYNPSWLLPGGTVEAEESPLEGLHREMKTQLNLKIEPTRLIAVDYIHNRDVKGEYVQFLFETKELNELQAQGIKLASEELKDYKFVDIEQAIGMLTASAAKRLESALISLQDGQLTTYLEDGNLPSFRAQMALL
- the fmt gene encoding methionyl-tRNA formyltransferase: MSKVRVCFLGTPEFAVTSLKSLLSDEHFEVVGVVTQPDRPAGRKLQLTPSPVKQVAQMNGLKVLAPESLKSNPLILEEIRNWGAEVAVVVAFGQILTQEFLDSFRFGCVNVHGSVLPRWRGAAPIQRAIEAGDVESGVTLQKMVKKLDAGDIIGIRRVKITPEMDAMQLHDQLAVLGAELLKVELMDYVRGNLAPIPQDESQVTFAKKIEKHESQIDWSTSAKAIDGKVRGFVYGPGVYTLLQGKKLKIHRVQPVSGVTTVEPGTITSVQPDYISVATGEGILKLFEVQPESRTRMPVADFLKGHDLKVGDKLGV
- a CDS encoding outer membrane beta-barrel protein, producing the protein MKKFIIALALMLGVSGVANASIMFEPYLGYETGKFSDPDGKGDGVNIGARLAYHTPIMLWLGLDGNLGISGNFKPDSGSVANSDMKRNSLYGVVGIDLPVLLRAWAGYAFMDDQKLDSPHNSTLKNKTYKVGVGFTGLPFISLNVEYIKAKVDKVDGGSLTGADDIQSENVMFSVSLPLNF
- the rpe gene encoding ribulose-phosphate 3-epimerase; translated protein: MVAPSILSADFANLEKEIKAIATAGADWVHVDVMDGHFVPNITIGIPVVKSLKKISPLPLDVHLMIDEPEKYVEQFVKAGSDYLTIHVESTKDPAAVLKNIRALGAKAGITLRPRTSVQDVLPLLSLCDLVLVMTVEPGFGGQSFMHDQIAKISALRAEISKQNLKCLIEVDGGINAETALLCHEADVFVAGSYVFGNDYKSAIWALKDGKLPSSK